A single region of the Marinobacter nanhaiticus D15-8W genome encodes:
- a CDS encoding TauD/TfdA family dioxygenase, with protein MDSVIGKPEAASLSIEEGLPLRVSPTASGVSLQSAFAAVRKLVDQRLETDGAILFSGFEDPGVEGFQSFAAFFGHPLLSYEFGSTPRSRVTGGGVYTSTEYPAHRSIPLHNEQAYTTEWPMRIWFYCAHAAQEGGETPIANSREVYRRIDPALRQRLADRGLRYVRNYGNGLDVDWQQVFNTDDKAEVEAYCRKKHIDLQWKDDGSLRTSQLCQAVAVHPRTGDAVWFNQAHLFHVSALDPEMQEVLLGTVGEEDLPRNVYYGDGSPLETAALDEIRGVLDECRICFPWQTGDVLMLDNMLTAHARQPFKGPRKVVVAMAEGHALNANKLNANK; from the coding sequence ATGGATTCGGTAATCGGCAAGCCTGAAGCTGCCTCCCTTTCCATAGAAGAAGGCTTGCCGCTGCGAGTCAGCCCGACGGCATCCGGCGTCAGTCTACAGAGCGCTTTTGCTGCGGTTCGCAAACTGGTGGATCAGCGACTGGAGACGGACGGCGCCATTCTTTTCAGCGGCTTTGAGGACCCCGGTGTTGAGGGTTTCCAGTCCTTTGCCGCGTTCTTCGGGCATCCGCTACTCAGCTACGAGTTCGGCTCGACACCCCGCAGTCGGGTGACCGGTGGCGGCGTTTACACCTCCACCGAGTACCCGGCCCATCGCTCGATCCCCTTGCATAACGAACAGGCCTACACCACGGAATGGCCTATGCGTATCTGGTTCTACTGTGCCCATGCCGCGCAGGAAGGCGGCGAGACGCCGATCGCCAACAGCCGCGAAGTCTACCGACGTATCGACCCTGCATTGCGCCAGCGGCTCGCCGACCGCGGTCTGCGCTATGTGCGCAACTACGGTAACGGGCTGGATGTGGACTGGCAGCAGGTATTCAACACCGACGATAAGGCCGAGGTCGAAGCCTACTGTCGCAAGAAACATATCGACCTGCAGTGGAAGGATGACGGCAGCTTGCGAACCTCGCAGTTATGCCAGGCCGTTGCCGTGCATCCTCGAACCGGGGACGCGGTCTGGTTCAACCAGGCACACCTATTCCACGTGTCGGCGTTGGATCCGGAAATGCAGGAGGTGCTATTGGGGACGGTCGGGGAAGAGGATCTGCCGCGCAACGTTTACTACGGCGATGGCTCGCCACTGGAGACGGCGGCACTCGATGAAATTCGCGGCGTGCTGGACGAATGCCGCATCTGCTTCCCCTGGCAGACCGGTGACGTGCTGATGCTGGACAACATGCTCACGGCCCATGCGCGCCAACCGTTCAAGGGGCCTCGCAAGGTTGTCGTTGCCATGGCGGAAGGCCATGCGCTGAACGCCAACAAGCTGAACGCCAACAAATAG
- a CDS encoding MbtH family protein, which produces MSFDNDKTVFQVVINHEEQYSIWPDYKAIPEGWKAVGVSGDKATCLAHIEDVWTDMRPKSLRDAMAGA; this is translated from the coding sequence ATGAGTTTTGATAACGACAAGACCGTCTTCCAGGTTGTCATCAATCACGAGGAACAGTATTCCATCTGGCCGGACTACAAGGCGATTCCGGAAGGCTGGAAAGCGGTAGGCGTGAGCGGCGACAAGGCAACCTGTCTGGCGCATATCGAGGATGTCTGGACGGATATGCGTCCCAAGAGCTTGCGTGACGCCATGGCCGGGGCGTGA
- a CDS encoding iron-siderophore ABC transporter substrate-binding protein — protein MRLWILVLLIVVTIGVQANGDIVAYQSGDLPQAPKRVVSLDDLSTELLVSLGIEPVGVGNLEGYRRWVKLGSDHLAKSEPLGSAQQPNLERLVQLKPDLIVGISSLHSALFERLDALAPTVLYDVSMAPSSRDAVTAGEQMLTHLARLTGREPEGRKVLDEMHDALANARAVAEQAGISREPLAVLYPLTQQGLFIVSNEQTLVVSLANRLGGRNPWPLNESHSLHQRIEVNEVAHQSDLNLLFIGGFEGAPFFESTLWQALPVARHGAYGFLETPYWSFGGPWSATVIVGQMAEALNAMGKAP, from the coding sequence ATGAGGTTATGGATTCTGGTCCTGCTGATCGTCGTTACTATTGGTGTGCAGGCGAACGGCGATATTGTGGCCTACCAGTCGGGCGACTTGCCCCAAGCGCCCAAACGCGTTGTCAGCCTCGACGATCTTTCCACTGAATTGCTGGTTTCCCTGGGTATCGAGCCGGTCGGCGTTGGCAACCTGGAAGGTTATCGCCGTTGGGTGAAATTGGGGAGCGACCACCTGGCGAAGAGCGAGCCCCTGGGCTCGGCCCAGCAACCGAACCTGGAGCGCCTGGTTCAACTCAAGCCGGACCTGATCGTCGGTATCTCCAGCCTGCATTCGGCCCTCTTCGAACGGCTCGATGCACTGGCACCGACGGTACTCTACGACGTGTCCATGGCGCCGTCTTCCCGGGATGCCGTCACCGCTGGTGAGCAGATGCTTACTCACCTTGCGCGGCTGACAGGGCGTGAGCCGGAAGGCCGGAAAGTGCTGGATGAGATGCATGATGCGCTGGCGAATGCGCGAGCGGTGGCAGAACAGGCGGGCATCAGCCGGGAACCTCTGGCCGTGCTTTATCCGCTAACCCAGCAGGGCCTGTTTATCGTCTCTAATGAGCAGACGCTTGTGGTCAGTCTGGCCAATCGATTGGGTGGTCGAAACCCCTGGCCTTTGAACGAATCCCATAGCCTGCACCAGCGTATCGAGGTGAACGAAGTTGCACATCAGTCGGACCTGAACCTGCTGTTTATCGGCGGTTTCGAAGGTGCGCCTTTCTTCGAGAGTACGCTCTGGCAGGCGTTGCCGGTTGCACGGCATGGCGCCTATGGCTTCCTCGAAACGCCTTATTGGTCGTTTGGCGGCCCCTGGTCGGCAACGGTGATTGTCGGGCAGATGGCGGAGGCTTTAAACGCGATGGGTAAAGCTCCCTGA
- a CDS encoding iron ABC transporter permease: MNRTLAVGWTSEHTSSSNTARGAWAGLALLAVLMLWQGFLRYPGMDFQALWAPWQVNPTLDGLLLWWSQLPRVVAGLVVGGCLGLAGALMQLITRNPLVSPDLLGITAGAQLGVILAFLLPASLGLPVIFLGGVTAAMLTFALAGGSRTTPPRLVLAGVAMAQAFYALITLFLTLNQQAAMVVSLWDTGSLSQMGWGALKPAFWLVPPLLLLVILLRRPINMALLGEAQMRTLGLSPRMLKAVVILVGTVLTALAIHLAGPLGFIGLVAPNFVRYGLGVRWPTRLLPLAALWGAVLTLAADVLVTSLKDWLDLPLGTLSAIIGALAVLILLRFTHSRGVVGQPDTMAGEPTGVRLPLWPTVLVFGAGLAWILWNGTLGGPAPISLAALDARENWAWTLVDLRLPRLLVDACGGAMFATSGLILQAVTRNPLASPSVLGVSQMAALAVLAGLVIAPDMLAAWRLPFAWGGAALALFLIIGLNLRHGLEPLRLILTGFALTGLAMGVTSLLIAYYSQNVTLALIWMAGSSYASTWYDVWSLAPWLGIGLFLAGLTVRWMDLLALGDGVADSLGLASTRKRLWLLVLASLMIAASVSVLGPVAFIGLLVPHAVRLLGFHGYRNRLIVTPLMGALLLVVADVLGQRVLAPLDIPLGIMTAAIGAPLFLLLLSRTYLRKG, encoded by the coding sequence GTGAACAGGACATTGGCGGTCGGCTGGACTTCCGAACACACGTCCTCATCGAACACAGCCAGGGGAGCCTGGGCCGGACTCGCGCTGCTGGCAGTACTGATGCTTTGGCAGGGTTTTTTGCGTTATCCCGGGATGGACTTCCAGGCGCTATGGGCGCCGTGGCAAGTGAATCCGACCCTGGATGGCTTGCTGCTTTGGTGGTCCCAATTGCCCCGCGTCGTGGCCGGGCTGGTGGTTGGTGGCTGCCTTGGGCTGGCCGGGGCCCTGATGCAGTTGATCACCCGTAACCCGCTGGTGTCGCCGGATCTGTTGGGTATTACGGCGGGCGCCCAACTTGGCGTTATCCTGGCGTTCCTCCTGCCGGCGAGCCTGGGATTACCTGTCATATTCCTGGGCGGTGTCACTGCCGCGATGCTCACCTTTGCGCTAGCCGGAGGAAGCCGAACCACGCCCCCGAGGCTTGTTTTGGCCGGGGTTGCGATGGCGCAAGCGTTCTATGCACTGATTACGCTGTTCCTTACGTTGAACCAGCAGGCCGCCATGGTGGTTTCCCTCTGGGACACCGGCTCCCTTAGCCAGATGGGCTGGGGTGCGCTGAAGCCTGCGTTCTGGCTGGTTCCGCCGCTGTTGTTGCTGGTTATTCTGCTGCGCCGCCCCATCAATATGGCGCTGTTGGGCGAGGCGCAGATGCGCACGCTGGGCCTGTCGCCGCGTATGTTGAAAGCGGTGGTGATTCTGGTTGGCACGGTGCTCACGGCTCTGGCCATTCATCTGGCCGGTCCGCTGGGATTTATTGGTCTCGTGGCTCCTAATTTCGTGCGCTATGGGCTGGGCGTTCGCTGGCCAACACGCTTGCTGCCGCTGGCCGCGCTCTGGGGTGCGGTACTGACCCTGGCGGCTGACGTCCTGGTTACCTCGCTGAAGGACTGGCTGGATCTGCCCCTGGGCACCCTGTCTGCCATTATCGGCGCACTGGCCGTGCTTATCCTGCTGCGATTCACCCACAGCCGCGGTGTGGTTGGGCAGCCCGACACGATGGCTGGCGAACCCACCGGCGTGCGTCTACCGTTGTGGCCGACGGTGTTGGTGTTCGGTGCCGGGCTGGCTTGGATACTCTGGAATGGCACCCTGGGCGGGCCAGCACCGATTTCCCTCGCAGCTTTGGATGCCAGGGAGAATTGGGCCTGGACGCTCGTCGATCTACGCTTGCCACGCTTGTTGGTGGACGCTTGCGGTGGCGCCATGTTCGCCACAAGTGGGCTGATCTTGCAGGCGGTCACCCGCAATCCGTTGGCCAGTCCCAGTGTGCTCGGCGTGAGCCAGATGGCGGCGCTGGCGGTCCTGGCGGGACTCGTTATTGCGCCCGACATGCTCGCCGCCTGGCGGCTGCCGTTCGCCTGGGGTGGGGCGGCCCTGGCCTTGTTCCTGATTATTGGGCTCAACCTGCGTCATGGGCTGGAACCGCTGCGGCTGATCCTCACCGGGTTTGCCCTGACCGGTCTGGCCATGGGGGTAACCAGCCTGCTGATTGCCTACTACAGCCAGAACGTCACCCTGGCTTTGATCTGGATGGCCGGCAGCAGTTACGCCAGTACCTGGTACGATGTCTGGAGCCTGGCACCCTGGCTCGGAATCGGGCTGTTCCTCGCTGGGTTGACCGTTCGCTGGATGGATCTCCTGGCGCTGGGGGATGGTGTTGCGGACAGCCTGGGTCTGGCCTCGACCCGCAAGCGCCTTTGGCTGCTGGTACTGGCGAGCCTGATGATCGCAGCAAGTGTCAGCGTGCTTGGTCCGGTGGCCTTTATCGGCCTGCTGGTACCCCACGCCGTACGGCTCTTGGGTTTTCACGGTTACCGGAATCGGCTGATCGTGACACCGTTGATGGGGGCTTTGCTGCTGGTCGTCGCCGATGTCCTTGGCCAACGGGTGCTGGCACCGCTGGATATTCCGCTCGGCATCATGACGGCGGCGATTGGCGCACCGCTATTCCTGTTGTTGCTCAGCCGCACATACTTGCGCAAAGGATGA
- a CDS encoding TonB-dependent siderophore receptor, whose amino-acid sequence MNQMDKRLTTFRRSLLAAMVAAAPAYTVAQDNNADTTELDEITVTADKENPLGPDEGYKAERSLTATKTDTPLSETPRSVSVVTREQIEDQGAQTLSDILDYVPGISTANYPAGDALAGDIFYIRGMNQRDYGYGTYRDGLRMQPNAYSTSAEPYGLERVEVFKGPTSVLYGENVPGGLVNLVSKRPTDEPQAEVNLSYGTHDRKQVSTDVSGALVDDGSVRGRLVFLGRQSDTQTDSVPDDRVYIAPSISIDLTDRDTLTLLTQYQKDETEIQLGLPAAGTLLDHPNGQLDTDTNLGHPDWDTFDREFWSLGYEYEHLFNEEWAFRQNARYVRSLVDRQETWWTFPPPLPVVPGLLPNGAAGDGYDDFVLAYGRDRHNDSKVFSIDNQIVGNINSGRFENTVLVGASFDKVSFEQTQYIGQPPNTTTLALNDYQIIGIFDPQWMAEPQTFVLASKDELKQDLAGGYAQLQTKVGGLIALVGGRYDWAKSEINDRSPANNDSDRSDSEFTWQTGLMYQFDFGLSPYVSYATTFVPVQQISNDAGDTFEPITGDQIEVGVKYEPIGWNTSITVAAYDLTKEDDVVYDERETVEDYRQVGETESRGVEVEVKSDITESFNLTVSYSYTDAEITEDWPGSRFEDEQITGVPRHQASLWANYRFMGGALNGLQAGLGARYLGSSYAYPPKDLAYGKLKTDDETLIDAALAYALTDNWSARVNVKNLFDKEYIAQCNNAGRCYYGSERTVQGTVSYNW is encoded by the coding sequence ATGAATCAAATGGACAAGCGCCTTACGACCTTCCGCCGCAGCTTGCTGGCCGCGATGGTCGCCGCAGCACCGGCCTACACGGTGGCTCAGGACAACAACGCGGATACCACGGAACTGGACGAGATCACCGTTACCGCCGACAAGGAAAACCCCCTGGGCCCGGACGAAGGTTACAAAGCCGAGCGCAGCCTGACCGCTACAAAAACCGACACACCTTTATCTGAAACCCCGCGCTCAGTGTCTGTTGTGACCCGTGAGCAAATCGAAGATCAGGGCGCGCAGACCCTGAGCGACATCCTCGACTACGTGCCTGGCATCTCCACCGCCAACTACCCGGCAGGCGATGCGCTAGCCGGGGACATCTTCTATATCCGCGGTATGAACCAGCGTGACTACGGCTATGGCACCTACCGCGACGGCCTGCGTATGCAGCCGAACGCCTACAGCACATCCGCCGAGCCCTATGGTCTGGAACGGGTTGAAGTGTTCAAGGGGCCGACCTCCGTCCTCTACGGCGAGAACGTTCCAGGTGGTCTGGTCAACCTGGTGAGCAAGCGCCCGACGGACGAGCCGCAGGCGGAGGTCAACCTGAGCTACGGTACGCACGACCGTAAGCAAGTTTCGACTGATGTTTCCGGTGCCCTGGTCGACGATGGAAGTGTCCGTGGTCGTTTGGTTTTTCTGGGACGCCAGTCTGACACCCAGACCGATAGCGTACCCGACGATCGCGTTTATATCGCGCCTTCTATATCCATCGATCTTACTGACAGAGATACGCTCACGCTCCTGACTCAGTACCAGAAGGACGAGACAGAGATTCAGCTTGGCCTGCCGGCGGCCGGTACCTTGCTGGACCATCCCAATGGCCAACTGGATACCGATACCAACCTTGGACATCCGGATTGGGATACCTTCGACCGGGAATTTTGGTCGCTGGGTTATGAGTATGAGCACCTGTTCAATGAGGAATGGGCGTTCCGTCAGAACGCGCGTTATGTGCGGTCGTTGGTTGATCGGCAGGAAACCTGGTGGACCTTCCCGCCTCCTTTGCCTGTAGTGCCCGGATTGTTGCCCAATGGCGCGGCAGGCGATGGATATGATGATTTCGTACTGGCGTATGGCCGTGATCGGCACAACGATTCGAAAGTTTTCTCCATTGATAACCAAATCGTTGGCAATATTAACTCTGGCCGGTTCGAAAATACCGTATTGGTAGGGGCCAGCTTCGACAAAGTCTCGTTCGAACAAACGCAATATATTGGCCAGCCACCGAACACCACAACACTGGCTCTTAACGATTACCAAATTATCGGTATCTTCGACCCGCAATGGATGGCTGAACCTCAGACTTTCGTCCTGGCTTCCAAAGATGAGCTGAAGCAGGACCTGGCTGGTGGCTATGCTCAGCTCCAGACCAAGGTGGGAGGATTGATTGCTCTGGTTGGTGGTCGCTATGACTGGGCAAAGAGCGAGATAAATGATCGGTCACCAGCCAATAATGATAGTGATCGCTCCGACAGCGAATTTACGTGGCAGACTGGCCTCATGTACCAGTTCGATTTTGGTCTCTCTCCCTACGTAAGCTATGCGACGACCTTCGTCCCGGTTCAACAGATTTCCAACGATGCGGGCGATACGTTTGAGCCTATCACCGGCGATCAAATCGAAGTAGGGGTGAAATACGAGCCGATCGGCTGGAATACGTCGATCACAGTAGCGGCATACGATCTGACCAAGGAAGACGATGTCGTCTACGATGAGCGGGAGACAGTCGAGGACTATCGTCAGGTTGGCGAGACCGAGTCGAGGGGCGTTGAGGTTGAGGTCAAGAGCGACATTACAGAGAGCTTCAATCTTACTGTGTCTTATAGCTATACCGACGCAGAGATCACGGAAGACTGGCCGGGATCCCGGTTCGAAGACGAGCAGATCACCGGTGTACCCCGCCATCAGGCATCGTTGTGGGCTAACTACAGGTTCATGGGCGGTGCCCTGAATGGCCTGCAAGCTGGTTTGGGCGCGCGATACCTAGGCAGCTCGTACGCGTATCCGCCAAAGGATTTGGCCTACGGCAAGCTTAAAACCGACGATGAAACTCTAATCGATGCGGCCCTGGCTTATGCTCTTACCGACAATTGGAGCGCCAGGGTCAACGTGAAGAACCTGTTCGACAAGGAGTACATCGCCCAGTGTAACAACGCAGGGCGTTGCTACTACGGTTCCGAGCGGACGGTTCAGGGCACGGTGTCCTACAACTGGTAA